A genomic segment from Lates calcarifer isolate ASB-BC8 linkage group LG13, TLL_Latcal_v3, whole genome shotgun sequence encodes:
- the LOC108878771 gene encoding probable gluconokinase isoform X1, with protein MQEGQCLPCQSELSAHVRGNEICLVVGYTCAGFSSYGSTTTTDSGAAFGCLKIHRQDDLHHNGCLRLWKLGWPLHEGDNFHPQENVEKMARGEPLTDKDRFPWLLKLHEVIQRERCSGSDAFVACSALKRLYRQILLYGSKALAFSSGQDQEILPPSLPDVFFLFLHGEYDLIYQRMTYRRGHYMKAELLRSQFEILEPPLDEENVLPLDIRMGITDMAKEVEKHIIRIKASPVKP; from the exons ATGCAGGAAGGACAGTGCTTACCCTGTCAGTCAGAGCTGTCGGCACATGTCAGAGGTAATGAAATATGCTTAGTGGTAGGCTACACCTGTGCAGGGTTTTCCAGCTACGGCAGCACCACCACAACG GATTCAGGAGCCGCCTTTGGGTGTTTGAAGATCCACAGACAAGATGATCTACATCATAATGGGTGTCTCAGGTTGTGGAAA CTGGGCTGGCCCCTGCATGAAGGGGATAACTTCCACCCACAGGAGAATGTTGAGAAGATGGCTCGGGGTGAACCGCTCACAGACAAG GACAGATTTCCTTGGCTTCTTAAACTACATGAAGTCATTCAGAG AGAGAGGTGTTCAGGCTCTGATGCTTTTGTGGCATGCTCAGCCCTGAAGCGCCTCTACAGACAGATCCTGCTTTACGGCTCCAAAGCCCTCGCGTTCTCTTCCGGTCAAGACCAGGAGatcctgcctccctctcttcccgatgtcttttttctcttcctacATGGTGAGTACGATCTCATTTACCAGAGGATGACGTACCGGAGGGGACATTACATGAAAGCAGAGCTGCTGCGGTCCCAGTTTGAAATCTTAGAGCCTCCGTTGGATGAGGAGAATGTGTTGCCGCTGGACATCAGGATGGGCATTACTGATATGGCCAAGGAGGTCGAAAAGCACATTATCAGAATCAAGGCGTCACCAGTGAAGCCATAA
- the LOC108878771 gene encoding probable gluconokinase isoform X2: protein MSEDSGAAFGCLKIHRQDDLHHNGCLRLWKLGWPLHEGDNFHPQENVEKMARGEPLTDKDRFPWLLKLHEVIQRERCSGSDAFVACSALKRLYRQILLYGSKALAFSSGQDQEILPPSLPDVFFLFLHGEYDLIYQRMTYRRGHYMKAELLRSQFEILEPPLDEENVLPLDIRMGITDMAKEVEKHIIRIKASPVKP from the exons ATGTCAGAG GATTCAGGAGCCGCCTTTGGGTGTTTGAAGATCCACAGACAAGATGATCTACATCATAATGGGTGTCTCAGGTTGTGGAAA CTGGGCTGGCCCCTGCATGAAGGGGATAACTTCCACCCACAGGAGAATGTTGAGAAGATGGCTCGGGGTGAACCGCTCACAGACAAG GACAGATTTCCTTGGCTTCTTAAACTACATGAAGTCATTCAGAG AGAGAGGTGTTCAGGCTCTGATGCTTTTGTGGCATGCTCAGCCCTGAAGCGCCTCTACAGACAGATCCTGCTTTACGGCTCCAAAGCCCTCGCGTTCTCTTCCGGTCAAGACCAGGAGatcctgcctccctctcttcccgatgtcttttttctcttcctacATGGTGAGTACGATCTCATTTACCAGAGGATGACGTACCGGAGGGGACATTACATGAAAGCAGAGCTGCTGCGGTCCCAGTTTGAAATCTTAGAGCCTCCGTTGGATGAGGAGAATGTGTTGCCGCTGGACATCAGGATGGGCATTACTGATATGGCCAAGGAGGTCGAAAAGCACATTATCAGAATCAAGGCGTCACCAGTGAAGCCATAA
- the LOC108878771 gene encoding probable gluconokinase isoform X3, with translation MIYIIMGVSGCGKSTLGALLSEKLGWPLHEGDNFHPQENVEKMARGEPLTDKDRFPWLLKLHEVIQRERCSGSDAFVACSALKRLYRQILLYGSKALAFSSGQDQEILPPSLPDVFFLFLHGEYDLIYQRMTYRRGHYMKAELLRSQFEILEPPLDEENVLPLDIRMGITDMAKEVEKHIIRIKASPVKP, from the exons ATGATCTACATCATAATGGGTGTCTCAGGTTGTGGAAA AAGCACCTTAGGGGCTCTTCTTTCAGAAAAG CTGGGCTGGCCCCTGCATGAAGGGGATAACTTCCACCCACAGGAGAATGTTGAGAAGATGGCTCGGGGTGAACCGCTCACAGACAAG GACAGATTTCCTTGGCTTCTTAAACTACATGAAGTCATTCAGAG AGAGAGGTGTTCAGGCTCTGATGCTTTTGTGGCATGCTCAGCCCTGAAGCGCCTCTACAGACAGATCCTGCTTTACGGCTCCAAAGCCCTCGCGTTCTCTTCCGGTCAAGACCAGGAGatcctgcctccctctcttcccgatgtcttttttctcttcctacATGGTGAGTACGATCTCATTTACCAGAGGATGACGTACCGGAGGGGACATTACATGAAAGCAGAGCTGCTGCGGTCCCAGTTTGAAATCTTAGAGCCTCCGTTGGATGAGGAGAATGTGTTGCCGCTGGACATCAGGATGGGCATTACTGATATGGCCAAGGAGGTCGAAAAGCACATTATCAGAATCAAGGCGTCACCAGTGAAGCCATAA
- the LOC108878251 gene encoding ubiquilin-1 has product MSGAVKDEPRAPGECQRTEMIHVAVKSLSESKDFTVRGDCTVRQLKWGLSDRLGSSAEQLVLIHSGRVLKESEILSHLKGQNESVSLCMIRRPHRPSAAPTGDPASETVQSELTDVLNPDHDNHTPSPTSPLCLVEGLDSLGLTNNGPGFFPALQRQMEKQLLADSEMMRRVLGSPLVQSTLSTSTPQITRQLILSNPQIQELLETNPEVGDMLNNTDIITQVLELIRNPDMIEEMLRNEDRALDNLQTEQDNSETITGDSDSLQNTEAKIQGHGLKLSQSQTGAPPVETASSGNKQTPKRGRDQTPPFSDQSTDPLRDLTATPTADPNPQSTITAGMQSLLEEITASPGLMEGLLSGPYVSSLLNCLSQNPELAAQMLLSHPLFSGNPQLQQQMRQQLPLFLQQMQSPELLSAMLNPKAMEALLQIQQGLQTLAVEAPALIPAAGLGNPGASVNVAPELASDSVLNSQPGNSPQVTTVTEQQQQFVQQMLQALANTNNEVHHEETQFQEELEHLSSMGFRDREANLQALIRTGGDLNTAIQHLLSL; this is encoded by the exons ATGTCAGGCGCGGTGAAAGATGAACCGAGAGCACCTGGTGAATGTCAGAGGACAGAAATGATCCACGTTGCCGTCAAAAGTCTTTCTGAGAGCAAAGACTTCACCGTTAGAGGAGACTGCACCGTCAGACAG CTGAAATGGGGTCTATCAGATCGCCTGGGATCCTCAGCAGAGCAGCTGGTGCTGATCCATTCCGGCCGGGTCCTCAAAGAATCAGAGATCCTGAGTCACCTTAAAGGGCAAAATGAGTCAGTCAGCCTCTGCATGATCCGAAG GCCTCACCGTCCATCTGCTGCACCCACCGGTGATCCCGCCTCAGAGACGGTCCAATCAGAGCTTACAGATGTTCTCAACCCCGACCATGATAATCATACACCATCTCCCACTTCTCCCCTCTGCCTGG TGGAAGGTCTGGACAGTCTTGGCCTAACAAACAACGGGCCTGGCTTCTTCCCTGCACTCCAGCGCCAGATGGAGAAGCAGCTGTTGGCTGACTCGGAGATGATGCGCCGTGTCCTGGGTAGCCCCCTCGTCCAGAGcaccctctccacctccaccccccaaaTAACCAGACAGCTCATTCTGTCAAATCCCCAAATCCAGGAGCTCCTAGAGACAAACCCAGAGGTGGGAGACATGCTTAACAACACAGACATCATCACACAG GTGCTGGAGCTCATCAGGAACCCTGACATGATAGAGGAAATGTTACGTAATGAAGACAGAGCATTAGACAATTTGCAAACAGAGCAGGACAACTCTGAAACCATCACTGGTGACTCTGATAGCCTTCAGAATACTGAAGCAAAAATACAAGGACATGGTCTCAAACTATCACAG AGCCAGACAGGAGCACCCCCAGTGGAGACTGCCTCATCTGGGAATAAACAGACACCCAAAAGAGGGAGAGACCAGACACCGCCCTTCTCCGATCAGTCCACAGATCCTCTCAGAGACCTAACTGCTACGCCCACAGCTGATCCAAACCCCCAGAGCACTATTACTGCAG GCATGCAGTCACTGCTGGAGGAGATCACGGCCAGTCCAGGTCTGATGGAAGGCCTGCTGTCTGGGCCGTACGTCAGCAGTCTTCTGAACTGTCTTAGCCAGAACCCTGAACTGGCTGCGCAG ATGTTGCTGAGCCACCCTTTGTTCTCAGGAAATCCTCAGTTGCAGCAGCAAATGAGACAGCAGCTCCCTCTCTTCCTGCAACAG ATGCAGAGTCCGGAGCTACTGTCAGCCATGTTGAACCCCAAAGCCATGGAGGCTCTACTACAGATCCAGCAGGGCCTTCAGACTCTGGCTGTAGAGGCACCCGCACTCATACCTGC GGCTGGCCTCGGAAACCCTGGAGCAAGTGTTAACGTCGCCCCCGAGCTCGCATCTGACTCGGTCCTGAATAGCCAACCAGGAAACAGTCCTCAGGTTACCAcggtgacagagcagcagcagcagtttgtacAGCAGATGCTACAGGCACTGGCTAACACCAATAATGAG GTCCATCATGAGGAGACTCAgttccaggaggagctggagcacTTGAGCTCAATGGgcttcagagacagagaggcaaacCTTCAGGCCCTCATCAGAACAGGCGGAGACCTCAACACTGCGATACAACATCTCCTCAGtctctga